The following nucleotide sequence is from Firmicutes bacterium ASF500.
GCCCGCATCGACCGAGACCCCAAGTCAGTGGAAAAGCTGGCCCGGGCGGTGGAGCGGCGGGGGGAGTTCCACATGGATGGGCAGCTGTACAAGCGCCCCAAGGGCGACCCGGGGCCCCTGCTCTACCCCTGGTACAACAGCCGTCAGATCAGCCTGACCTGTGAGCGGAACTGCGAGGGGCTGTTCTTTGCCCAGGAGCTGGCCGGGCAGGTGCTGGAGGGCTGGAAATCCCTGGTTCCCCAGTATGAGCTCCTGCGGAGCCTGGACGGCGACCCGGAACCGAAACAGATGTAAGAACGGCCCGCCGTCAGGCGGGCCGTTCGGCTTGTTAAGACTCCCTCAGTCACCGCCGAAGGCGGTGACAGCTCCCTCTCCGAGGGAGCCTGAGTTTGTGGGACTTGTGAAATGTCAAAAGTGATATCGGATTTTTATTGAAGATAACGAACAAAAACTCCTTGACAGGAATTCGCTAGTGTGGTAAAGTATAACTAGAACAAGGAAGGGTGAGTCCAATGTACAGGTAAAAGCCCCAGCGACTGAATCCGATCTGCGCGGTAAATGGTGTCAGTTGGGTCCCGCCAGTCAGCCATGAGAGGGAGAGCCGAGAGAGGACCGAAGATTTGGAAGGCCTATGTATTTCCTCCAGAACAAGGCAGACGGTATTCAGTGAGCGCGGAAGCGGCGTCCAGAGGATAAGACGAAAGGAATCCGACCGAGGGCCTCACATATGAGGAGTTTGGCCGTAACTACGGCGACAAAAAGGATGGTCGTCGAAGAACTGGAGATTATCGGATGGAATGCGTGCGGAAGCGTATCTAATAGAAACGGAGGTAGCCATATGATGTTAGATAATAAGAATGAACAGGAATGACCCTTGACTGCAGCGGATTACAAAACGGGCAGTCAAGGGTCATTTCTTTTTTTGCGGCGGCGGGCCGCTTATTTTTTTGCCCAGATGATCTCCTGGGGCGGCTGACTATGACCGCAGACTGCGGCGGCCCAGCCGGGGCCGGTAAAGGTACGGAACCACAGGCTGTCCAGATGGACGGGGGCCTCCGAGGGGAGGGGAACCCGGATGTCTGGGATGGAGACGGTGAGGCCCTGGCCGCTCTCCTTCACCCGGCTCTCCTTCAGGGACCACAGAAGGGCGAAGGAGGACCAGAGGTCGGGCTGGATCTCCAGCCAGGCCAACTCCTCCGGGGAGCACACCCGGCGGGGCAGGGCGGGACGGAGGGGCTTGACCACTTGAATGTCCACCCCCACAGGGGCGGCGTCCAGGGCGCACAGGGCCAGCCCGCCGCTGTGGGAGAGGTTGAAGTGGAGGGACGGGTGGTCCGGGAGGTAGGGCTTTCCGCCTGGATGGCGGGCGATGTCCGGCAGAGGGGACAGGCCCCACTCCGCCGCCGCCGCTTGGGCCAGAAGGTCCCGGGCCTGGCTCCGGGCGGTGAGGTCCCGCGCGCCGTATATGACCATGGTGATTCCCCCTTTTCCTCTATTATAGCAGAAGCGGGGGGAATTTCCCACAAAAATTTCAACAGGGCAGGGGGAGCCAGGAGCCCACGGCGGACAGGTCCCGGAAGAGCAGGGCCTCGGGCGGGCGGACGGTGAACCAGGCGATGAGAAGGGCCAGAAGGGCGGCGGCGAGGATGGGCAGCAGCCAGCGCGCTCCACGGAAGGGGCCGGAGAACCGGGTGGGCAGCCAGAAGCCCAGGACCATCACGGCGGCGTAGAAGACCAGGTCCACCCACAGGGCCTCGCCGCCCAGGGTGACGTGGTAGAGCCAACCCAGAAGGAGGGTGGCTCCGCACAGCAGGGGCAGGGTCAGGAGCCAGGGCCGGACGCCGCCGGGGCGGTCCCGGTTGAGAATCAGGGCGGCGGCCAGGTAGGGCCAGAATACCAGCTTGACGTGCTCCCACAGGCTTTCGTTTACCGGGGAGACCAGGGCGGTGACCGGGTTGGGCCACCAGTGATACAGAAAATGAAGGACACAGCCGGCCAGCATGGCGGCGATACAGGTTAAAATCAGCTGACGCTTGGGATAGAACATATTCCTCACTCCTCTCCCTACAAGTTATGCGAAAGAGGGGCGTTTCATACGAGAACGCATAATTTTTGTCCGCTGGGACAGGCTAAGGGAGATAAAAAGGAGGGATGAACCTTGAGCATGACCAATCAGGACTATGGCAAGCTGGTCAACGACCGGTCGCGGCCCTCCCCCATGGGGAAAAATATGGTGTGGGCCTTCCTGGTGGGGGGCGCGATCTGCGCCGCGGGGCAGGGGCTGATGAACCTGTTTCAGAGCTATGGGCTGGACAAGGAGGGGGCAGGGACGGCGGTCTCGGTCACCCTGATCTTTATAGCCGCCCTGCTCACTGGGCTGGGTATGTTCGATAAGCTGGCCAAGCGGGCCGGGGCGGGGACGCTGGTGCCCATCACCGGGTTTGCCAACGCTATGGTCTCGCCGGCCCTGGAGTTTAAAAGCGAGGGGCTGATTACCGGAACGGCGGCCAAGCTCTTTACGGTGGCCGGGCCGGTGCTGGTCTTTGGGATCAGCGCCAGCGTGATCTATGGCCTTATTTTGTGCCTGCTGAAAAGCGTTTAGCGTAGAAAACGGGCGGCGTCCAATGGACGCCGCCCGTTTGCGCGGTGGCTGGGGGATTACTCCCGGGTGGGGACGTGCCAGATGTCCCGGGCGTAGTCCTGAATGGAGCGGTCGGCGGCGAAGATGCCGGACCGGGCGATGTTGATGAGGGACATCTGGTTCCAGCGGCGGCGGTCGGCGTAGGTGCCGATGGCCCGCTGGTGGGCGGCGCAGTAGCTGTCGAAGTCGGCCAGGAGCATATACTCGTCGGCCGTGCCGCCGCCGGCCCCGAAGAGGAGGCGCTGGGTCAGGCTGTTGTAGGCTACCTTGTCGTCAAAGCCAGTGGTGATCTGGTCGATGACCCGCTTCAGCATGGGGTTGTGGAGGTAGATGTCGTGGGGGTAGTAGCCGTCCCGCTTGGACTGGCTCACCTGGTCGGCGGTGAGGCCGAAGAGGAAGATGTTCTCGTCGCCCAGCTGCTGGTGCATCTCCACGTTGGCGCCGTCCAAGGTGCCGATGGTCAGCGCGCCGTTCATCATGAACTTCATGTTGCCGGTGCCGCTGGCCTCCTTGCCGGCGGTGGAGATCTGCTCGGAGATCTCGGAGGCGGGCATCAGCTTCTCGGCCAGGGAGACCCGGTAGTTCTCCAGGAAGACCACTTGCAGCTTGTCCTTGCAGATGGGGTCCTTGCTGATCTGGGCGGACAGAGAGTTGATGAGCCGGATGATCTCCTTGGCTACGTGGTAGCCGGGGGCCGCCTTGGCGCCGAAGAGGTAGGTCTGGGGGGTGAAGTCCATATTGGGGTTGTCACGAAGCTGCTGGTAGAGGCAGATGATGTGCAGCACGTTGAGCAGCTGGCGCTTATACTCGTGGAGGCGCTTGACCTGAACGTCAAAGACTGCGTCGGTATTCAGCATGACGCCCGACTCCCGGGCTACCCAGGCGGCGAAGCGGCGCTTGTTCTCCTTCTTGATGTCCTCCAGGCGCTGGAGTACAGAGGCGTCGTCCTTGGCCTTTTCGAAGCTTTGCAGGGCCTCGGGGTGGAGGAGGTACCGGTCCCCGCCGGAGCACTCCTTGATGAGGGCGTCCAGCTTGGGGTTGATCTGGGACAGCCAGCGGCGGTGGTCGATGCCGTTGGTCACGTTTTTGAACTTGTCGGGCTGGGCCTGGTAGGCGTCGCGGAAGACCTCCTGCTTCAAAATGTCGGAGTGGAGGGCGGACACGCCGTTGATGGCCTGGCAGGCGCAGACGCACAGGTTGGCCATGCGGACCTCGCCGCCCCAGATGATGGCCATATGGGCGATCTTGCCGGTGTCGCCGCCGTAGCGGTGCTCCAGTTCCCGCTGATAGCGGGCGGAGATTTCCTTCAGAATCTGCCAGACCCGGGGGAGAAGGTCCTCGATCAGCTTCTGGGGCCAGCGCTCCAGAGCCTCGGCCAGGACGGTGTGGTTGGTGTAGCACACGGAGTCGGTGACGATGTGCCAGGCCTCGTCCCAGCCGTAGCCCTCCACGTCCAGAAGGATGCGCATCAGCTCGGGGATGACCAGGGTGGGGTGGGTGTCGTTGATCTGGATGACGTGCTTCCGGGCGAAGTTGCGCAGGGTGCCGTACCGGGCCTTGTGCTGGCGGACGATGGACTGGATGGTGGCGGAGACAAAGAAGTACTGCTGCTTCAAGCGCAGGGACTTGCCCTCGTAGTGGTTGTCGTCGGGGTAGAGGACCTTGGCGATGACCTCGGCCATGGCCTGCTGCTCCACCGCCTTGAGGTACTCGCCCCGGGAGTACAGGGACATATCTACAGGCAGAGGGCTCTTGGCGTCCCACAGGCGCAGGGTGTTGGTGTGGCGCGTCCGGTAGCCGGCAATCTTCATATCCCGGGGGATGGCCAGCACGGCGGTGTAGCCCACGTGCTCAGGGCGGTTGGTCCCGTTCTCCCAGCGGTCCACGATCTGACCGCCGAAGCGGACCTCCTCGGCCTCCTCCATCTTGGGAATGAGCCAGGCGTCGCCCAGGCCCAGCCAGTTGTCGGCCAACTCCTGCTGCTTGCCGTCGATGATCTTCTGCTTGAAGATGCCCAGCTCGTAGCAGATGGAGTAGCCGGTGGCGGGAATCTCCAGGGTGGTCATGGAGTCCAGATAGCAGGCGGCCAGACGGCCCAGGCCGCCGTTGCCCAGGCCGGCGTCGGGCTCCGACTCAAACAGGTCGGAGGCGGAGAAGCCCATGTCCTCCAGAGCGTCCCGCAGGGTACCCAGAAGGCCCAGGTTGTAGGCGTTCTTCTCCAGAGAGCGGCCCATGAGGAACTCCAGGGACAGGTAGTGGACCTGCCGCTGCTGCTGCTCCCAGATCTCGTTGCTGGTCTCCATGCGGTGGCGGGACATGATGTCACGGAGGACCAGGGCACAGGCCTTGAACATATGGTTGTTGTTGGCCGTCTCCACAGTGCAGCCAAAGTTGCGCTGGAGCTTGCCGGTGATCATTTCGGTCAGCTGGGCCTTGGTGTATTCAGGGGTATATTCTTTCATAAACAGCGCCTCCTGTTTTATTTCATTTTATCAATGGGGCGGAAGTCATTCCGCAATTTCCCATTTTAGCAGATTTTCTTGGGAGCGTCAACAACGGGAGTGGGAGAAAAAGGGAGAATTTCTGAGGATATATTGTGGTGAAGAGCAAAAAATAGCCCCGTCCAGAACGGACAGGGCCATGAAACGGCGGGAAGCTCAGCCCAGAACGCGGTTGTAGATGTCCAGGTACTGCTGGGCGGAGTTTTTCCAGGAGAAGTCGGCGGACATGCCCTCCTTTTGCAGGCCGCGCCAGGCCTTCTCGTTGGTGCGGAAGAGGTCTACCGCCTCCCGGAGGACCCAGGTCATGTCGCCGGCGTTGATGTTGGAGAAGGTGAAGCCCCGGCCGGTGCCCTCGAACTTGTTGTAGGGGGTGACGGTGTCCCGCAGGCCGCCGGTCTCCCGGACCACGGGGATGGTGCCGAAGCGCATGGCCACCATCTGGCTCAGGCCGCAGGGCTCGGAGACGGAGGGCATGAGGAAGAGATCGGCTCCGGCGTAGATCATGTTGGACAGGGGGGCGGAGTAGGTCAGCTGGGCGGCGAAGCGGCCGGGGTACTGGCCCTGGGCGTGGCGGAAGGCCTCCTCATACTGCCAGTCGCCGGTGCCCAGCACCACCATCTGTACGTCCATGCCCATGATCTCGTGGAGGGCGTCGGTAACCATGGAGAAGCCCTTGTGGCCCACCAGGCGGGAGACGCAGGCGATCAGGGGGATGCCCGGGTTCTCCTCCAGGCCGACGGCCTGCTGGAGGGCGGCCTTGCAGGCGGCCTTGCCCTTGACCAGGGTCTTCTGGTTGAAGTTGGCGGCCAGGCCGGACATGGTGGCGGGGTTGTAGAGGTCCACGTCAATGCCGTTGAGGATGCCCTCCAGCTTGCCGCTCTGCTGGTTGATGACGCCGTCCAGGCCGTGGGCGTAGAAGGGGGTGCGCAGCTCCTGGGCGTAGGTGGGGGAGACGGTGGTGACGAAGTTGGAGGCCATGATGGCGCCCTTCATCAGGTTCACGTCCCGGTGGAAGGCCAGCATCCCCTCGTTGAAGTAGCTGCGGTCCAGGCCGATGACATCCTGGAGGACCTGGTCGCCGTAGCGGCCCTGGTACTCGATGTTGTGGATGGTGTAGACGCTGTGGGCGCCGGCCAGCTGGGGGATGCGGTATTTCTCCTCCAGGAGGTAGACGGGGACCAGAGCGGTCTGCCAGTCGTTGCAGTGGATGATGTCCGGGGACCAGTCCAGCTGGCCCGGGGTCTCTACCACGGCACGGGAGAAGTAGGCGAAGCGTTCGCAGTCGTCAAAGTGGCCGTAGAGCTGCCAGCGCTTGAAGTAGTACTCGTTGTCTACAAACCAGAAAGTGACACCCTGATGCTCTACCTCAAAGATGCCGCAGTACACCTGCCGCCAGGCAAGGGTGACGTTGAAGTATTTCAGAAAGGTCATTTTGGCCCGCCAGTCTTCGCTGACTCCCTCGTAGAGAGGGAGGATCACCTTGACCTCGTGGCCCTCAGCCGCCAGTGCCTGGGGCAGGGAGCCGGCCACGTCGGCCAGTCCGCCGGTCTTGATGAAGGGGGCAGCCTCGGAGGTGGCAAACAAGATTTTCATATAATCACCTTTCACGCAGGGGCGGCCTTTGGCCGCCCGTTTTTTGTCCCGGACCATGCGGGCGGCCAAAGGCCGCCCCTACCGATACGGGGATTTTTAGGAGGACGCCCTCCCCAAAACAGGAGGGCGTCCGAAAAATCAGACGACGGAGCCCTTGGCGATGGCCAGGGGGTAGGTGGCGTGGCCCATGAGCATACGGCCCTCGTTCACCGTGACATCCTTATCCGCGATGACATAGGACAGGGAAGCCCCCGCCTTGACCACCGTGCCCTGCATGAGCACGCTGTCGGAGACCTTGGCCCCCTTCTCCACGATGACGCCACGGGAGAGGATGGAGTTCTCCACCTCGCCCTCGATGTAGCAGCCGTCGGCCACCAGGGAGCTCTTGGAGACGGACTCGGGGCCGTAGTAGGT
It contains:
- the glgP_2 gene encoding Glycogen phosphorylase; amino-acid sequence: MKEYTPEYTKAQLTEMITGKLQRNFGCTVETANNNHMFKACALVLRDIMSRHRMETSNEIWEQQQRQVHYLSLEFLMGRSLEKNAYNLGLLGTLRDALEDMGFSASDLFESEPDAGLGNGGLGRLAACYLDSMTTLEIPATGYSICYELGIFKQKIIDGKQQELADNWLGLGDAWLIPKMEEAEEVRFGGQIVDRWENGTNRPEHVGYTAVLAIPRDMKIAGYRTRHTNTLRLWDAKSPLPVDMSLYSRGEYLKAVEQQAMAEVIAKVLYPDDNHYEGKSLRLKQQYFFVSATIQSIVRQHKARYGTLRNFARKHVIQINDTHPTLVIPELMRILLDVEGYGWDEAWHIVTDSVCYTNHTVLAEALERWPQKLIEDLLPRVWQILKEISARYQRELEHRYGGDTGKIAHMAIIWGGEVRMANLCVCACQAINGVSALHSDILKQEVFRDAYQAQPDKFKNVTNGIDHRRWLSQINPKLDALIKECSGGDRYLLHPEALQSFEKAKDDASVLQRLEDIKKENKRRFAAWVARESGVMLNTDAVFDVQVKRLHEYKRQLLNVLHIICLYQQLRDNPNMDFTPQTYLFGAKAAPGYHVAKEIIRLINSLSAQISKDPICKDKLQVVFLENYRVSLAEKLMPASEISEQISTAGKEASGTGNMKFMMNGALTIGTLDGANVEMHQQLGDENIFLFGLTADQVSQSKRDGYYPHDIYLHNPMLKRVIDQITTGFDDKVAYNSLTQRLLFGAGGGTADEYMLLADFDSYCAAHQRAIGTYADRRRWNQMSLINIARSGIFAADRSIQDYARDIWHVPTRE
- the glgA gene encoding Glycogen synthase, coding for MVRDKKRAAKGRPCVKGDYMKILFATSEAAPFIKTGGLADVAGSLPQALAAEGHEVKVILPLYEGVSEDWRAKMTFLKYFNVTLAWRQVYCGIFEVEHQGVTFWFVDNEYYFKRWQLYGHFDDCERFAYFSRAVVETPGQLDWSPDIIHCNDWQTALVPVYLLEEKYRIPQLAGAHSVYTIHNIEYQGRYGDQVLQDVIGLDRSYFNEGMLAFHRDVNLMKGAIMASNFVTTVSPTYAQELRTPFYAHGLDGVINQQSGKLEGILNGIDVDLYNPATMSGLAANFNQKTLVKGKAACKAALQQAVGLEENPGIPLIACVSRLVGHKGFSMVTDALHEIMGMDVQMVVLGTGDWQYEEAFRHAQGQYPGRFAAQLTYSAPLSNMIYAGADLFLMPSVSEPCGLSQMVAMRFGTIPVVRETGGLRDTVTPYNKFEGTGRGFTFSNINAGDMTWVLREAVDLFRTNEKAWRGLQKEGMSADFSWKNSAQQYLDIYNRVLG